The following coding sequences lie in one Pseudomonas sp. B33.4 genomic window:
- a CDS encoding MarR family winged helix-turn-helix transcriptional regulator, whose product MLDLKNPSSQQQAMEAFFFGYQAFTAKADEMLERRGLSRVHQRIVFFIARYPNLSVKELLELLGVSKQALNMPLRQLQEMHLVDSVASQADKRKRLLELTTEGAKFEQALRREQVKLLERVFAEAGEAAVNGWLAVNLALGKSQTALD is encoded by the coding sequence ATGCTTGACCTTAAAAATCCGTCCAGTCAGCAGCAGGCGATGGAAGCGTTTTTCTTCGGCTATCAGGCGTTCACCGCCAAGGCTGACGAAATGCTCGAGCGGCGCGGCCTCTCCCGAGTGCATCAGCGCATTGTGTTTTTCATCGCGCGCTATCCGAATTTGAGTGTGAAGGAATTACTGGAGTTGCTCGGGGTGAGCAAACAGGCGCTGAACATGCCATTGCGGCAGTTGCAGGAAATGCATCTGGTCGACAGCGTGGCGTCGCAAGCTGACAAGCGTAAGCGGCTGCTGGAGCTGACGACCGAGGGGGCGAAATTTGAACAGGCCCTGCGGCGTGAGCAGGTGAAGCTGCTGGAGCGGGTGTTTGCAGAGGCTGGGGAAGCGGCAGTGAATGGCTGGTTGGCGGTGAATCTGGCACTGGGGAAAAGTCAGACGGCTCTCGATTGA